CTCGCCCGCCCGCCGCTGAAGCCCGACGCGATCTCGATTGCAACCGCCCTGCGTCTCCTGGACCATGCACCGATAGAGGACAGCGTGCGCGAGGCTGACCGCATGATGGTCGTGAACAACACCGCCTTCCGGTTCATCGAGTACCAGGCGAAGCTGCGCCGCACGCTCGACATGCGCGCGCTGGCCGCCCTGCTTGCGCAGCGGATGACGGACGCCGCGTGATGCGGGCATCCTCGGCGGCTCCGCTCATCGCGCTCGATGTGGTCGTCATGGATACCGAGACGACCGGCCTCGACGTGCGCCAGGACCGGATCGTCCAGATCGGTGCGCTGCGGATGCGCGGCGCCGATATCCTCGACGGCCACGCGCTGGAGCTTTTGCTCGACCCGGGCGTGCCGATCCCGCAGATCGCAACGCGCATCCATGGGCTGGCGGACGCCGACGTGGCGGGAAAGCCGGGCTTCGCCTCCGCGGTGCGGGACTTGCGCGACTTCATCGGCGACAGCGTCGTGGTCGGCCATTCGATCCAGTTCGACCTCGCCATCCTGCGGCACGAGGCACGGCGGCACGGCATCCAGTGGGAGGAACCGCGGGCGCTCGACATCGCGCTGATGGCGGCGGGCCTCGACCGCGAACTGGTCGACACGTCGCTCGACAGCCTGGCGCTGGCCCACGGCGTCGCGATTTCGGGCCGGCACACCGCACTGGGCGACGCGACGGCGACGGCCCGCGTCTATGCCGCCATGCTGCCGCCCCTCATGGCGCAGGGCGTTCGCACGCTGGGCGAGGCCGAGGCGGTCAGCAGGCGCGCCGGCGACCTGATCGCGCGCCAGGAGCACGCGGGCTGGTACGACCGGCCGGGAGAGCGGCCGAGCCTCGCGCAGTCGGCGCTCGAAGCCGGGGGGCAGCGCGCCATCGACAGCTTTCTCTACCGCCAGCGGCTGGGGGACGTGATGACGCATCCGGTGCTCACCGTCGCGGCGGACGCGCGGCTGCACGATGCCGCTGCACTGATGCACGATAAGGGCGTGGGCTGCCTGTTCGTCCATGCCGGGGATGAGACCGGCATCGTGACCGAGCGGGATGTCCTGCGTCTCTTCGCGCTCGAGGGCGGGGCCGCGGCCTCCGTCCCGGTCGGCGAGGTGATGAGCGCGCCCGTGATCGCTGCCCCGGCGGACACATTCCTCTACCGCGCGCTCGGGCTGATGGCGCGCCGCAATTTGCGCTACATGGGCGTCACAGATGCCGGCGGGCGCGTGACGGGCCTGTTCACGCTGCGCACGCTGCTGCGCGAACGGGCGCTTGCCACGCTCACGGTCGGCGACGAGATCGCGGTTGCCGGGACGGCCGGAGAACTTGCGCGGGTCCAGGCGGCACTTCCCGATCTTGCCGGGGGGCTGCTGGCCGACGGGCTGGAGGCGCGCGCCGTCGCCGCCGTGATCGCGGCGGAGGGCCGTGCGATGACCGCCCGCGCCGCTGAGATCGCGGAGGCGGAACTGGTCGCGGAAGGTGCGGGGCCGGCGCCTGCCGACTACGCGCTCCTCGTGCTAGGTTCCGGCGGGCGGGGGGAGAGCCTCCTCGCCCCCGACCAGGACAATGCGCTGGTCGTCGCCGACAGCTATGCGGGCGATCTCGACGCGCCCGGCGACTGGTTCACACGGTTCGCCGTGCGCTTCACGGAGATCCTCGACCAGGCGGGAATTCCGCTGTGCAAGGGCGGCGTCATGGCGCGCAACCGGCCCTGGCGGCGGCGGCTGTCGGAGTGGCGCACCCAACTCGAGGCCTGGTCGCACAAGCCCGAACCGCAGGCGCTGCTGAACGTCGACATCTTCTACGACTTCGCGCCCGCGCACGTGTCTGCGCATGGCGCCGCCCTGGCCGAGGCGTTGCGCATGTCCGCGACCGAGACCGCGCGCGCCTCGCCGGGCATGCTGCGCACCATGGGAGAGCTGGCGGGCTCGCACGCGGCCCCGCTCGGCTTCTTCGGGCGCATCCGCAAGGACGACGCCGGACGTGTCGACCTGAAGTCGGGCGCGCTCCTGCCGATCACGGCGGGCGCGCGCGTGATCGCGATGCGCCACGGGATTACTGCGCTCTCGACGCCCGAGCGGTTCCTGCAGGCGGCCCGCGCGTCAGGCCGCAGCGAGACCGATGCCGCCATGATGGCCGAGGCGCACGGTCTCATCCTCCGCCTTGTGCTCACCCAGCAGATCGCCGACATCGCGGCCGGCATCCGTCCGGGCAACCGTGTCGACGTCGCGGCGCTCGGGCGGCTCGACCGCGATCACCTGCGCGAGGCGCTGGGGCGCATCGACACGATCCGCGAGATGTTGCGGGACATGCTCGCAGGCATCTGAGGGGGCGCGGCACATGTGCCTTTCGGTGCACTGCGAAGGTTTCGCGGCCAGGGACGGGCGTCGCGTGCGAGACGCCTTCACGTCCGACGGATCCCCTGCGCGAGGGAAAGCGCAAGGCTGACGAGTTCCGCTTGCCGATGGGTGTCCGTCTTCGCCATGGCGTTCTTCAGCAGAGTACGCGCGGTGTGGAGTGCGATGCCCGCTTTGCCGGCGTGGGCGGCGGGGCTGTCGCCACGGCAGAGCGCTGCCGTCAGCAGCGCCTCCGCCGGCGTGAGGCCCAGGCAGGCGGCGATCAGGGCGGGGTCGGGCGCGGCGGGGCGCGGTTCGAACAGGCGAAGCAGGACAGCGGGACGGCGCGTGCCCTCCCCGATGCTCGGCGGCAGCGGCAGCGCCTCGGCCAGCAGGGGTGTGCCCGTCCTGTCGCGGGCGATGGAGACGATGGCGCTGTCCGGGCCGCGGCCGGGGCGGGCTTGACCGGCCAGGAGCGCGTCGAGCCTGGATGTGTCCACCGGGCGGTCGCATCGCAGGCGCCCGTGGCTGAGGCGCAAGCCGTCGCCGGCAGAGAGCAGCGCCGCGGCGTCCGCGTTCGCGCGCAGCACGCGCCCGTCATGGCCGAGCAGGATCACCGCGCCTGCAAGCCTGTCCAGCAGCGCATCCAGCACGGCCTCGGTCCGCGCCATGCGTCCGATGATGCGGTGCAGGCGCAGTGCCTTGACGAGATGGGGGCCGAGGCTGGCGAGACGATCGCGCTCGGCGCGGGTGAAATGCCCCGCCCGCCGGCCCCTGCGCACGATCATGTAGGTGGAGCGGTCGCCGCTGCGCTCCAGGTCGATACCGAGCAGGTGGACGGACTCCAGCGGCAGGTAGAAATCATTGTAGATCTCGCTGCGTTCGTAGGCCTGCTGGTCGGGATAGTCGGCATCCGTGTAGGCGAGGCCGAGCGGTACCGACTTGAAATAGGCGAAGAGGGGGCTCAGCGGTGCGTAGTACGCCTCGTAGGCGTGCACCGTGTCCTCGGGCACGGCAACCGCATGCGCCCGCACGGTGGCCGTTCCCGTGCGCGTCTCCTGGTGGATGAGCGCGGCCTGGGCACCGTGAAACGTGCGCGCAAGGTCGCCCGCGAGCGCTGACCAGCCTTCGTCGATCACGGTGTCGTAGATGCGCGCAATCAGCTCCGCAGGAGGTGAAGCCGCCATCACAGGATCCTCTGGCGCCGGTCTGGCGCCCCCGAACCTACGCCGCCCAGGACATCACTCCACGCAAACCTATACCACAAATGCGGTATGACGGCCCAGCCGATCTCCCGCAGGCTCCGTGTTGCCCGCGCTGCCGGGGCGCTTCGCCAGTCGCTGCCGCTTCGACCGCCATGCCCCCGGCTATGCGCTCGTGCATGCAGAAGGAGGCGCCGCCATGCCTGCCAAACGAACGCTTTGCCGCGCCATTGCCGGAGGAGTCGCGCTGATCGCCGCGGCGGCCCCGCTACAGGCGCTTGGCGGGGTCAGGACGCCGGACTGCGCCGGGATCGAGCCCTGGGCCGTCAGCATCGATCCCGACGACCGCTGGAACCCCAGCCCCGTGGACCGGCGCTTCTGGCTGC
This is a stretch of genomic DNA from Futiania mangrovi. It encodes these proteins:
- a CDS encoding DUF294 nucleotidyltransferase-like domain-containing protein, with translation MRASSAAPLIALDVVVMDTETTGLDVRQDRIVQIGALRMRGADILDGHALELLLDPGVPIPQIATRIHGLADADVAGKPGFASAVRDLRDFIGDSVVVGHSIQFDLAILRHEARRHGIQWEEPRALDIALMAAGLDRELVDTSLDSLALAHGVAISGRHTALGDATATARVYAAMLPPLMAQGVRTLGEAEAVSRRAGDLIARQEHAGWYDRPGERPSLAQSALEAGGQRAIDSFLYRQRLGDVMTHPVLTVAADARLHDAAALMHDKGVGCLFVHAGDETGIVTERDVLRLFALEGGAAASVPVGEVMSAPVIAAPADTFLYRALGLMARRNLRYMGVTDAGGRVTGLFTLRTLLRERALATLTVGDEIAVAGTAGELARVQAALPDLAGGLLADGLEARAVAAVIAAEGRAMTARAAEIAEAELVAEGAGPAPADYALLVLGSGGRGESLLAPDQDNALVVADSYAGDLDAPGDWFTRFAVRFTEILDQAGIPLCKGGVMARNRPWRRRLSEWRTQLEAWSHKPEPQALLNVDIFYDFAPAHVSAHGAALAEALRMSATETARASPGMLRTMGELAGSHAAPLGFFGRIRKDDAGRVDLKSGALLPITAGARVIAMRHGITALSTPERFLQAARASGRSETDAAMMAEAHGLILRLVLTQQIADIAAGIRPGNRVDVAALGRLDRDHLREALGRIDTIREMLRDMLAGI
- a CDS encoding helix-turn-helix transcriptional regulator; its protein translation is MAASPPAELIARIYDTVIDEGWSALAGDLARTFHGAQAALIHQETRTGTATVRAHAVAVPEDTVHAYEAYYAPLSPLFAYFKSVPLGLAYTDADYPDQQAYERSEIYNDFYLPLESVHLLGIDLERSGDRSTYMIVRRGRRAGHFTRAERDRLASLGPHLVKALRLHRIIGRMARTEAVLDALLDRLAGAVILLGHDGRVLRANADAAALLSAGDGLRLSHGRLRCDRPVDTSRLDALLAGQARPGRGPDSAIVSIARDRTGTPLLAEALPLPPSIGEGTRRPAVLLRLFEPRPAAPDPALIAACLGLTPAEALLTAALCRGDSPAAHAGKAGIALHTARTLLKNAMAKTDTHRQAELVSLALSLAQGIRRT